GGCCGGAGACTGCATCGAGCCGCAGGCAGCGAGCAGGGCTGCGGTGGAGGCAATGGCAGCAATAGCGGTGAGGCGGTATGCGAAGCGAGTGGTCGACATTGAGATTCTCCAATTAGATCGGTTGGAAAGGTTCACTGAGGCAGCACATTGCTTGTGTTGCTATAGCTACTACCCGCGAGACCGATGTTTGGATGCACCGAACGCGAAAATATTTCAGTTGCTTGGGCAGTACTAGGCCTCGGGCGGCTTTCTCGGGCAGCTTGCACGCCGAGCGCTCATTTCCTGGGGTTCAAGACTTGCCCAGAAACATCCGCTCACTCCTTGCGATTAATGATGTTGCTTCTCATTTCTCGAATGACCAGGCTTGCGGGTACCCAGCGTGAAGCACAAGGACACCTCAAGCTTTGCGGGCTGCATCCGGCCCCTGTGCCGATGAGTTGGGCAAACAGGGTCCTGGTGCATCACCCTTAGGAGACCCGGACTGCTTGTGCTGCGCTTGCCGCTCAACGATGGCGCTGGCAAAGGGGAAAATGGGAGACAGCTTTGCTGTTGTGTTCTACAAATTCCCGCTTGATCGCAGCCGCATAGCAGGCGAGGCTGGCGCTGCGATATGGAAGGAAGGGGATCTGCAGCCACTCAGTCAGTCGTTTGAGCTTGGCAACAGAATCATGCTCCACGCAATCCATGGGGAAGACGACCAGGCAGGAGCAAGTCAGCAGGAGATCCAGCAGGCCTTTGAGGTCTTCCTGACCGCCATCGGGTGCAGGAACTCTCCAGCGTTGCGTTGAACACAGTCCCGAATCGTGGGATTGGAGTTAGGTCGCCCGCCTGCATAAAGCACTTTTTGGACCTGCAGCAGTGCCTGGTTACGGGTTGCCGTGGTGGCCTGGCCGTAGCTGGCATCACTGAGATAGTGCAACTCTGCCTCGCAGCGGCAAGGTCCTCTGCCAGATATTGGCTGTGTTGCTTCGCGCTTGCCAGTTCTGCTTTCAGCTGAAGAATCAACTGCTGTGATTCTTGTATGGCGCGTTCGGCATGCACGTGTCGCCGGACTTGCAGATCTTCCATTTGGCGACAGAGGAATGGCATGGCCCGTTCACTGGATTGCATGCGCAGTTGGGCAGTACGTTGTTCAAGCTCCATCGCTTGCTGGCGGAAATCGCTGCATTGCGACGGACGAAGGCATTTTCTTTGCTTACTCGCGCATTCTCACGCGGTAGATGACTGGCATGGCTCCGCGTCTAATCTTCGCCTCATATGTGGATGGCTTATGCAGCAAGCCGAATGCTTGCTGAGTATCTGTTTATTAAACAACGAAAATAGCAATAGGAAAATTCTGATTTTATTTTCCATTTTTGGGGTTGCCGTTAATCAATGCCTGGCTAGGACCAAATTTAGCAATGAGGCAAGACTAGTCAAGTCATGTTCTTCCTGCATTTGTCTCTTGGTGTGATTGAGGCAGAGCCTTGTTCGGTTAGATGGGGCTATTCGATCAAACTCCATCTTTGTCAATTTTTATAAAGAGATATTTCCGCGATGTAGGTTTTGCGTAATAGTCCTCTGGCATAACGTGAATGCTACTCACGCGAAAAAAATGACACAAGAAATACCAAAGTCCTTGATGAGGGAAAAAAAATATAGTCACCGCCTTCATTTAATGCCTCTATTTGCGGCATTGGTGAGCCTGGCTGCTCCCGCTTTTGCGCAGCTTTCCGGCAGCGCCGCCATTGAGCAACAGCAGCTACAGCGGCAGCAAGAGCGCGAACGTGAGCTGCGCGAACGCATGACTCCGAATGCGAACACTTTGCAGCCACAAGTGAAACCCGAAACGCTCGCGATGCCAGATGGCGAAATGCCTTGCTTCGCGCTGCATGCGCTTGAATTGACAGGGCCCAAGCTTGATGCATTGCCTTGGCTCGGGGCTGCGGCAGGCATTGATCTGAGCACCCGGCCCTGCGTAGGGGCCAAGGGGGTCGAGGTCATCCTGGCGAGAATGCAGCAAGCAGTGCTGGAGCATGGCTACGTGACCTCCAGAGTGATGGTGGTCCCTCAAAACCTCAAAGACGGTGTGTTGAACGTCGCTTTCATTCCCGGCGTTCTCAGAGCCATTCGATTTACCCAAGAGAGCACGGCAAGCACATCGCTGTTCGCCGCTTTGCCTTCCAAACCCGGAGAGTTACTGCAGCTTCGTGATATAGAGCAAGGTCTGGAGAATCTCAAGCGAGTACCAACGGCAGATGCCGATATTCAGATCACTCCCGCTGAAGGCCACGAGGCGGAGCCTGGTCAAAGTGATCTGATGATTACTTATAAGAATATCAGCCCCTTGCGCTCGAACGTCGCCATGGATAATGGTGGCACCAAATCAACGGGAAAATTACAAGGTACAGGAACGGTATCCTGGGACAACCCGCTGGGCCTGAATGACCTGATGTACTTCAGCTTCGGCGGAGGCGTTGACAATGGCGGCAGCCGTGGCACCGAAACCCGGGCCGCACAGTATTCCCTGCCTTTCGGGTATTGGTTGCTGGCCCTGTCGGGTTCCTATAACCAATACCACCAGGGCGTTGCGGGTGCTTATCAAAACTACACCTACAGCGGCGAATCCAGCAATCTGGATCTCAAGCTCAGCTGGGTGGTATTCCGCAATGCCTCTTCCAAGACCACGGCCGGCATCAAGGCCTTCCAGCGGACTTCCAACAACTACATCGACGATGTGGAGATCGATGTCCAGCGTCGGCGTACCTCGGGCTTTGAACTGAGCCTGAACCAGCGCAGCTATCTAGGCAATGCCATCCTGGATGCCAATCTGGCCTACAAGCGAGGCACGGGTGCTTTTGCTGCCTTGCATGCGCCAGAGGAGCCCTTTGGTGAAGGCACTTCGCGCATGAAGCTCTATATCGCCGATCTGGCATTGACCAAGCCCTTCGAGCTGGGTGGCACCAAACTCAGATTCACCAGCAACTGGCATGGCCAGTGGAACAAGACACC
This DNA window, taken from Comamonas testosteroni TK102, encodes the following:
- a CDS encoding ShlB/FhaC/HecB family hemolysin secretion/activation protein; its protein translation is MTQEIPKSLMREKKYSHRLHLMPLFAALVSLAAPAFAQLSGSAAIEQQQLQRQQERERELRERMTPNANTLQPQVKPETLAMPDGEMPCFALHALELTGPKLDALPWLGAAAGIDLSTRPCVGAKGVEVILARMQQAVLEHGYVTSRVMVVPQNLKDGVLNVAFIPGVLRAIRFTQESTASTSLFAALPSKPGELLQLRDIEQGLENLKRVPTADADIQITPAEGHEAEPGQSDLMITYKNISPLRSNVAMDNGGTKSTGKLQGTGTVSWDNPLGLNDLMYFSFGGGVDNGGSRGTETRAAQYSLPFGYWLLALSGSYNQYHQGVAGAYQNYTYSGESSNLDLKLSWVVFRNASSKTTAGIKAFQRTSNNYIDDVEIDVQRRRTSGFELSLNQRSYLGNAILDANLAYKRGTGAFAALHAPEEPFGEGTSRMKLYIADLALTKPFELGGTKLRFTSNWHGQWNKTPLTPQDRLGIGGRYTVRSFDGESTLLAERGWYWRNELSAPLSLGVAGNAEAFVGLDTGHVSGPSAQYLVGQSLTGAAIGLRGAWRNLSYEVFVATPVKKPEHFRTSHTNLALSLAYSF